A genome region from Alicyclobacillus acidocaldarius subsp. acidocaldarius DSM 446 includes the following:
- a CDS encoding DEAD/DEAH box helicase — translation MDRIAPERIEKSTGREVGLADALRTWQARALDLARIIVEKGDVVAVAHGERMAGRDVALWLRQVAQGRAAGFPSGEASFVARWVPAWTSDALLALRYRLVSCATRGTLAQVYPFPAAVDALLIQLVDRELRRRILEVDLRTPSGKGYSVMYRGEKEALAAWARALVGAPRFVADGWIVSRECERALAGSGWGRSDFDDDSGRIAYDLAFSLEPPGDDLGGDWALRFELRHRWTGERIPLSAYWQSPSREMAANGDVLVAPERFFLPKLREAARLCPAIARSLRAPAPERALLHPDEMARFVSQELPALRRASFAVETPALEEARDIRIRVRLERMDSGDSRRGGGRRAEGVPRFSADAVARFDWSVVIDDRTLTPEEFRRMVERQTPLVQVDGVWRLVPLADLLRQVEVLPERGEAVGPLEWMRAHALTAHDGPGKMEVDQEAPRAAHWVDVWALGRDAEPEPVPASFRGALRHYQERGYAWLIHLRKLGVGGCLADDMGLGKTVQMIAYWLWVKERGEASGPHLLVCPTSLVANWKAEIERFAPDLSVYVHHGPSRNLDRAFADPVDLVITTYGTLLRDGEAFRRRAFDCVAIDEAQVVKNASTQQARALRALASRHRVALTGTPVENRLDELWSLMDFLNPGYLGSLRWFRTTFGLIAEGRDLSGVRMRQLQLLLRPVLLRRRKSDPTIAPELPEKWEVEERALLTAEQAAMYQALVDRMFAQIARGPSAMARRGAILTTLLRLKQVCDHPALISGGRPSVKRSGKLRSLLDLLRVVVDGGEAALIFTQFREMGEMLCAAVEDELGFRPVFLHGGMSAKARGEIVEQYQAGRMASPVLILSLRAGGVGLNLTRANHVFHYDRWWNPAVEDQATDRAYRIGQLRGVEVHKMICVGTLEERIDEMLRAKRALSDVVSRVSEDWVTELDDEALYQLFALKPVGVMEEDEP, via the coding sequence ATGGACCGGATCGCGCCAGAGCGGATCGAGAAGAGCACGGGGCGCGAGGTTGGCCTGGCGGACGCCCTGCGCACCTGGCAGGCGCGGGCGCTCGATCTCGCGCGGATCATCGTGGAGAAGGGCGACGTGGTGGCCGTGGCGCATGGGGAGCGGATGGCGGGGCGGGATGTCGCCCTGTGGCTTCGCCAGGTGGCGCAAGGGAGAGCGGCGGGCTTTCCGTCGGGTGAGGCCAGCTTCGTGGCGCGCTGGGTGCCCGCGTGGACGTCGGATGCGCTGCTTGCGCTTCGCTATCGCCTCGTGTCGTGTGCCACTCGCGGCACGTTGGCGCAGGTGTATCCATTCCCGGCAGCCGTGGATGCGCTGCTGATTCAGCTCGTGGACCGCGAGCTCAGGCGGCGCATCTTGGAGGTGGATCTGCGCACGCCGTCCGGCAAAGGGTACAGCGTCATGTATCGGGGAGAGAAGGAAGCGCTCGCCGCGTGGGCGCGGGCGCTTGTCGGCGCGCCGCGTTTCGTGGCGGATGGCTGGATCGTGAGCAGGGAGTGCGAGCGGGCTCTGGCAGGATCGGGGTGGGGTCGCTCGGATTTCGACGACGACAGCGGGCGGATCGCCTACGATCTCGCCTTTTCGCTCGAGCCCCCGGGCGATGATCTCGGTGGGGATTGGGCGCTTCGCTTTGAACTTCGCCACCGTTGGACCGGCGAGCGAATCCCGCTTTCGGCCTACTGGCAGTCCCCTTCCCGGGAAATGGCCGCAAACGGGGATGTGCTCGTGGCGCCAGAGCGCTTTTTTCTGCCGAAATTGCGGGAGGCGGCGCGGCTGTGTCCCGCCATTGCGCGGTCCCTGCGCGCGCCTGCACCAGAGCGAGCCCTGCTCCACCCCGATGAGATGGCTCGGTTTGTGTCGCAGGAGCTTCCTGCGCTGCGCCGCGCTTCGTTCGCCGTGGAGACGCCGGCCCTCGAGGAGGCGCGGGACATTCGCATCCGCGTTCGTCTTGAGCGCATGGACAGCGGCGATTCTCGGCGCGGAGGTGGGCGGAGAGCGGAGGGTGTGCCGAGGTTCTCCGCGGATGCGGTCGCTCGATTCGATTGGTCCGTCGTGATCGACGATCGCACGCTCACGCCGGAGGAGTTTCGCCGGATGGTGGAAAGGCAAACGCCGCTCGTGCAGGTGGATGGGGTCTGGCGCCTCGTGCCGCTGGCGGATCTTCTGCGTCAGGTCGAAGTGCTGCCGGAGCGCGGCGAGGCGGTGGGCCCCCTCGAGTGGATGCGCGCGCATGCCCTGACTGCGCACGACGGGCCGGGGAAGATGGAGGTGGACCAGGAGGCGCCGCGCGCCGCTCACTGGGTGGACGTGTGGGCGCTCGGCCGGGACGCGGAGCCGGAGCCGGTGCCGGCTTCGTTTCGAGGCGCCCTGCGCCACTACCAGGAGCGGGGCTACGCGTGGCTCATCCATCTCAGGAAGCTTGGCGTCGGCGGTTGCCTGGCGGACGACATGGGCCTCGGCAAGACCGTGCAGATGATCGCGTATTGGCTTTGGGTCAAGGAGCGGGGCGAGGCGTCAGGGCCCCATCTCCTCGTCTGCCCGACTTCGCTGGTCGCGAATTGGAAAGCCGAGATCGAGCGGTTTGCCCCTGATCTCTCGGTGTATGTGCATCACGGGCCCTCGCGAAATCTCGACCGGGCCTTCGCGGACCCTGTCGATCTCGTCATCACCACGTACGGGACGCTGCTTCGAGACGGCGAGGCGTTCCGTCGGCGCGCGTTCGACTGCGTCGCCATCGATGAGGCGCAGGTGGTGAAAAACGCGTCGACCCAACAGGCGCGGGCGCTTCGGGCGTTGGCGAGCCGTCACCGCGTCGCGCTCACGGGCACGCCTGTGGAAAATCGGCTCGACGAGCTGTGGTCGCTCATGGATTTTTTGAATCCTGGTTATCTTGGATCGCTGCGCTGGTTTCGAACGACATTCGGTTTGATCGCGGAAGGGCGGGATCTGAGCGGCGTGCGCATGCGCCAGCTTCAACTGCTGCTTCGCCCTGTGCTTCTGCGCAGGCGAAAGAGCGATCCGACGATTGCGCCGGAGCTGCCGGAGAAGTGGGAAGTGGAGGAGCGCGCGCTCTTGACGGCCGAGCAGGCCGCGATGTATCAGGCGCTGGTGGATCGGATGTTCGCGCAGATCGCGCGCGGCCCAAGCGCCATGGCGCGAAGAGGTGCCATTTTGACCACGTTGCTCCGGCTCAAGCAGGTGTGCGATCACCCGGCACTCATCTCGGGCGGGCGGCCTTCTGTCAAGCGGAGCGGAAAACTGCGGAGCCTCTTGGATCTCCTGCGCGTGGTGGTGGACGGCGGGGAGGCGGCGCTTATCTTCACGCAGTTTCGAGAGATGGGCGAGATGCTGTGCGCAGCGGTGGAAGATGAATTGGGATTTCGGCCTGTGTTCTTGCACGGAGGCATGTCTGCCAAGGCTCGGGGCGAGATCGTCGAGCAATATCAGGCTGGACGGATGGCGTCGCCCGTGCTCATCCTTTCGCTGCGAGCGGGCGGCGTGGGCCTGAATCTGACGCGGGCGAATCACGTGTTTCACTACGATCGATGGTGGAATCCGGCGGTGGAGGATCAGGCGACGGATCGCGCGTATCGGATCGGCCAGTTGCGCGGCGTGGAAGTGCACAAGATGATCTGCGTGGGGACGCTGGAGGAGCGGATTGACGAGATGCTGCGGGCGAAGCGGGCGCTGTCCGACGTGGTGAGTCGCGTGTCGGAGGACTGGGTGACGGAACTCGACGACGAGGCGCTGTACCAGTTGTTTGCGTTGAAGCCGGTCGGCGTGATGGAGGAGGATGAGCCGTGA
- a CDS encoding 4-hydroxy-3-methylbut-2-enyl diphosphate reductase — translation MEVVKITPRGYCYGVVDAMVIAKRAAEDKRLPRPIYILGMIVHNQHVVDAFAREGVITLDGADRLSLLEKIDRGTVIFTAHGVSPEVKRRAREKGLTVLDATCPDVNRTHELIREKVAQGYEIVYIGRRGHPEPEGAMGVAPGHVHLVENKEDIEALSLQTDRIVVTNQTTMSQWDTRELTEMVCRKYPTAEVHNEICLATQLRQQAVAEQAGQADLCIVVGDPRSNNSNRLAQVAEEIAGVKAYRVADVTEINPEWLMNAKRVAVTSGASTPTAVTKEVVDYLEQFDPADPSTHRPKRTLDPNRILPVLRNERIRQGVEREAT, via the coding sequence ATGGAGGTCGTCAAAATTACGCCGCGCGGCTACTGTTACGGCGTGGTGGACGCGATGGTGATCGCCAAGCGGGCGGCGGAAGACAAGCGTCTGCCGCGACCCATCTACATCCTGGGCATGATTGTGCACAACCAGCACGTCGTGGACGCGTTTGCGCGCGAAGGCGTGATCACCTTGGACGGCGCGGATCGCTTGTCGCTGCTCGAGAAGATCGATCGCGGGACGGTCATCTTCACCGCGCACGGCGTGTCGCCGGAGGTGAAGCGGAGGGCGCGGGAGAAGGGCCTGACGGTGCTCGATGCGACTTGCCCAGACGTCAACCGAACGCACGAGCTGATCCGGGAAAAGGTCGCGCAAGGGTACGAAATTGTCTACATCGGGCGGCGGGGCCATCCCGAGCCGGAGGGCGCCATGGGCGTCGCGCCGGGACACGTGCACCTCGTGGAAAACAAGGAAGACATTGAAGCGCTGTCGCTTCAGACGGATCGGATTGTGGTGACGAATCAGACCACCATGAGCCAGTGGGACACCCGCGAACTGACGGAGATGGTGTGCCGCAAGTACCCCACGGCCGAAGTGCACAACGAGATTTGCCTCGCGACGCAGCTGCGCCAGCAGGCGGTTGCGGAACAGGCGGGCCAGGCCGACTTGTGCATTGTCGTCGGGGATCCGCGCAGCAACAACTCCAACCGCCTGGCTCAGGTCGCGGAGGAGATCGCCGGGGTCAAGGCGTATCGGGTGGCGGACGTGACGGAGATCAACCCCGAGTGGCTGATGAACGCCAAGCGGGTGGCGGTGACCTCCGGCGCGAGCACGCCGACGGCGGTGACCAAAGAAGTCGTGGACTACCTGGAGCAGTTCGATCCGGCCGATCCATCGACCCATCGGCCGAAGCGCACGCTCGACCCGAATCGAATTCTTCCCGTGTTGCGAAACGAGCGCATTCGCCAAGGCGTGGAGCGCGAGGCGACATGA
- a CDS encoding YtrH family sporulation protein translates to MWNSIAENCVLDFLVSMGLVIGGALFGGLAALLTHHDPQAAMNTLASDLKVWAIVAALGGSMDVLRVIDRGVFGLHIGPMIRQLIYLFAAFLGCHVGYIVIQWLTEGRSSS, encoded by the coding sequence TTGTGGAACAGCATCGCTGAAAACTGCGTGCTCGACTTCCTCGTCTCGATGGGGCTTGTCATCGGCGGGGCGCTGTTCGGCGGTCTCGCGGCGCTTCTGACCCATCACGATCCGCAGGCGGCCATGAACACCCTCGCCTCCGACCTGAAGGTGTGGGCCATCGTCGCCGCGCTCGGCGGATCGATGGACGTCCTCCGCGTGATCGATCGCGGCGTGTTCGGCCTGCACATCGGCCCCATGATCCGCCAGCTCATTTACCTGTTCGCCGCCTTTCTTGGCTGCCACGTGGGCTACATCGTGATCCAATGGCTCACGGAGGGGCGATCGTCGTCATGA
- a CDS encoding YqkE family protein: MAKRRPLKRRDDDGLDKPAYARGESTKPQEAEQDTPKRSTVQLEEVLKGDAAEKLLALRTSLEPKESIAEAPRKPERPSTRKAGTRRAEPDVEEELSFEELLNPRDDSESFEALLEQSKLDWRFFKGDD, translated from the coding sequence ATGGCCAAACGGAGACCCTTGAAACGACGGGATGACGACGGACTCGACAAGCCCGCCTACGCGCGCGGCGAATCGACAAAGCCGCAAGAGGCGGAACAAGATACGCCCAAACGGTCGACGGTGCAATTGGAGGAGGTCCTCAAGGGCGACGCCGCGGAAAAGCTCCTCGCGCTGAGAACCTCGCTGGAGCCGAAGGAGTCGATTGCGGAGGCGCCTCGGAAACCCGAACGTCCTTCGACAAGGAAAGCTGGCACAAGGCGTGCCGAGCCGGACGTGGAGGAGGAGTTGTCCTTCGAAGAGCTTCTCAACCCGCGCGACGACAGCGAGTCGTTCGAGGCGCTGTTGGAGCAGTCGAAGCTCGATTGGCGCTTCTTCAAGGGCGACGACTGA
- a CDS encoding nicotinate phosphoribosyltransferase: MDIKERARARVEEIGALPVYRDRHLTLLTDLYQLTMMYGHFRAGRHETRVVFDLFYRKNPCGNGYVIAAGLEQVVWYIYNLAFSEDDLAYLRSLGMFSEDFLSYLRHFRFRGDVYAVPEGTVVFPNEPILRVEGPIAEVQLIESAVLAFINHQSLIATKARRIVEAARTNVRHPGSTVIEMGLRRSQNADAAVFGARAAFIGGCVATSNVLAAQSYNIPVAGTQAHSWIQSFPSEYEAFQAYRAAFPDNTVLLVDTYDVLRSGVPNAIRVGLEMKAAGQSLKAIRIDSGDLAYLSKRARQMLNDAGLADVQIIASSDLDEYTIRDLLTQGAEIDAWGVGTRLITSEDCPSLGCVYKLVAQQFGDRMEPRIKISENPNKITNPGKKKVLRLYVNGSATADLIALDEEVYDPSEPLELFHPIHTYKRKVVQNYEMEELLRPVFVGGELVYELPTVQEIQARVETQLSAFSSEVRRHLNPHEYHVDLSKPLWDLKQRLLHEWRR; the protein is encoded by the coding sequence ATGGATATCAAGGAGCGCGCGAGGGCGCGCGTCGAAGAGATAGGAGCGTTGCCGGTGTACCGCGATCGCCATCTGACGCTGCTCACGGACCTGTATCAATTGACGATGATGTACGGCCACTTTCGTGCCGGCCGCCACGAGACCCGCGTGGTGTTTGACCTGTTCTACCGGAAGAATCCTTGCGGCAACGGCTACGTGATCGCGGCCGGACTGGAACAGGTGGTGTGGTACATCTACAACCTCGCGTTTTCGGAGGACGATCTCGCCTATCTGCGGTCGCTCGGGATGTTCTCCGAGGACTTTCTCTCCTATCTGCGCCATTTCAGGTTTCGCGGAGATGTCTACGCGGTGCCCGAGGGCACGGTGGTGTTTCCGAACGAGCCGATCCTGCGCGTGGAGGGGCCCATCGCGGAGGTTCAATTGATTGAGTCGGCGGTGCTCGCGTTCATCAATCATCAGAGCCTCATCGCGACGAAGGCGCGGCGGATCGTCGAGGCGGCGAGGACGAACGTCAGGCATCCCGGGAGCACCGTGATTGAAATGGGGCTCAGGCGATCGCAGAACGCGGACGCGGCCGTCTTCGGCGCGCGCGCGGCGTTCATCGGGGGCTGCGTGGCGACGAGTAACGTGCTGGCGGCACAGTCCTACAACATCCCTGTGGCGGGCACGCAGGCGCACAGTTGGATCCAGAGCTTCCCCAGCGAGTACGAGGCGTTTCAGGCGTACCGCGCCGCGTTCCCGGACAACACCGTCTTGCTCGTCGACACGTACGACGTGCTGAGGAGTGGCGTTCCGAACGCCATCCGGGTCGGCCTGGAGATGAAGGCGGCGGGTCAATCCCTCAAGGCCATTCGAATTGACAGCGGCGATCTCGCTTATTTGTCCAAGCGAGCCCGCCAGATGTTGAACGACGCAGGGCTCGCGGACGTGCAGATCATCGCGTCGAGCGATCTCGACGAGTACACCATTCGCGATCTGCTGACGCAAGGGGCCGAGATCGACGCCTGGGGCGTGGGCACGCGGCTCATCACGAGCGAAGACTGCCCTTCGCTCGGCTGCGTGTACAAGCTCGTGGCGCAGCAGTTTGGCGATCGGATGGAGCCGAGGATCAAGATCTCCGAAAACCCCAACAAGATCACGAACCCGGGCAAGAAGAAGGTCCTGCGCCTGTACGTGAACGGATCGGCCACGGCGGACCTCATCGCGCTCGACGAGGAAGTGTACGATCCGTCCGAGCCGCTCGAACTGTTTCATCCGATTCATACGTACAAGCGCAAAGTGGTGCAGAACTACGAGATGGAGGAGCTGCTTCGCCCGGTCTTTGTCGGCGGTGAACTGGTCTACGAGCTGCCGACGGTGCAGGAGATCCAGGCGCGCGTGGAGACGCAGCTGTCCGCGTTCTCGTCGGAGGTCAGGCGACATCTGAATCCGCACGAGTATCATGTGGACCTGTCCAAGCCGCTCTGGGATTTGAAGCAGCGGCTGCTGCACGAATGGCGGCGGTAG
- a CDS encoding YfhH family protein has protein sequence MLYSEMSKEELRREMAELQRKGREAYERENWSEYEIYMTRWYLAKSYEIKDDVHIEIGRTYRIAEEYDRLTVTAIEGVMAWGIRQMTGETTAVPIAQLEEADEA, from the coding sequence ATGTTGTACAGCGAGATGTCGAAGGAAGAACTGCGGCGGGAGATGGCCGAGCTACAGCGGAAAGGCCGCGAGGCCTATGAACGCGAAAATTGGAGCGAATACGAAATCTACATGACCCGCTGGTACCTCGCGAAGAGTTACGAGATCAAGGATGACGTTCACATCGAGATTGGGCGAACCTATCGGATCGCCGAGGAATACGACCGCCTCACCGTCACCGCCATCGAAGGGGTCATGGCCTGGGGCATCCGACAGATGACGGGCGAGACGACAGCCGTGCCCATCGCGCAACTGGAGGAAGCGGACGAGGCGTGA
- a CDS encoding M24 family metallopeptidase, which translates to MEIFEHRRARLANSCSECGWKYAVLTHPANWHYFTGVRLEAGERLACLVISDHGSAFAIAHEMFAAWVERMGVPYELWRDGENAHALLADRLAEGSRVGVDGGLPAHHLLPLMREARLCSFDLADAAIASLRIRKDAREIELLLEASRRADRAVDLVRAHIRPGVSELELADTLARIWREVGSPGMSFPPIVAAGEGGAEPHHEPGARRISPGDVVIVDTGGFCEGYVSDITRTFVLGQPPAEFAAVYDAVMRANLAAIAAVRPGVKFCEIDRAARGVIEEAGFGAYFTHRTGHGVGLDIHEPPYVDAANDGAVEPGMAFSIEPGVYLPGKFGVRIEDLVIATEDGALVLNRAPKRLEDVMLSAEA; encoded by the coding sequence ATGGAGATCTTTGAGCATCGGAGAGCCAGACTTGCGAATTCGTGTTCGGAATGCGGCTGGAAGTACGCCGTCCTCACGCATCCCGCAAATTGGCACTATTTCACGGGTGTTCGGTTGGAGGCGGGCGAGCGCCTGGCGTGTCTCGTCATCTCGGACCATGGCTCTGCATTCGCCATCGCGCATGAGATGTTCGCCGCCTGGGTTGAGCGGATGGGCGTCCCATACGAGCTGTGGCGCGACGGGGAAAATGCGCACGCGCTCCTTGCGGACCGGCTTGCCGAGGGCTCGAGGGTGGGGGTCGACGGCGGTCTGCCTGCTCACCATTTGCTTCCTCTGATGAGGGAAGCACGTCTTTGTTCGTTTGACTTGGCCGACGCCGCCATCGCGAGCTTGAGGATTCGAAAGGACGCGCGCGAGATCGAGCTCCTCTTGGAGGCTTCGCGGCGGGCGGACCGAGCGGTCGATCTCGTCCGGGCTCACATTCGGCCCGGCGTCTCGGAGCTCGAACTGGCGGACACGCTCGCCCGCATTTGGCGGGAGGTGGGAAGTCCCGGCATGTCGTTTCCGCCCATTGTGGCGGCTGGCGAGGGCGGCGCCGAGCCGCATCACGAACCCGGCGCTCGGCGCATCTCGCCTGGAGACGTCGTCATCGTGGACACGGGGGGCTTCTGTGAGGGCTACGTGAGTGACATCACGCGCACCTTCGTCCTGGGCCAACCTCCGGCGGAGTTTGCTGCGGTGTACGATGCGGTGATGCGGGCCAATCTCGCGGCCATCGCGGCCGTGAGGCCGGGTGTGAAGTTCTGTGAGATCGATCGCGCCGCGCGCGGCGTGATCGAAGAGGCGGGATTTGGCGCCTACTTCACGCACCGCACAGGACACGGGGTCGGCCTCGATATTCACGAGCCACCTTATGTGGACGCGGCGAACGACGGCGCGGTGGAGCCGGGGATGGCCTTTAGCATCGAGCCAGGGGTGTACTTGCCAGGGAAGTTCGGCGTTCGCATTGAAGATCTGGTCATCGCGACGGAGGACGGAGCGCTCGTGCTGAATCGGGCTCCGAAACGGCTGGAGGATGTGATGCTTTCGGCGGAGGCGTGA
- a CDS encoding inositol monophosphatase family protein yields MVEASYVLLASAAFRAARAAGDHMIKRYRTELVVETKSSLADVVTDVDRACEEAIRRTLSDAFPHHRVLGEEGVRPGREAAVEALANCLDCTDLWIVDPLDGTTNFVHQLPLSVVSIAYASGGEVNFGVVLDPYRGEWFYALRGQGAYAAGDHDVRAWLAAPSEDWPGKRMRVSGVCELRRAVMATGLPVRHRDRKRVMQRATDVIAEVKSLRTLGAAALHLAYVAAGRIDVFWEFDLNAWDIAAGALLVQEAGGVIQSMQGEPYSLRVRDVCAGSDGEMLRALGARLAAE; encoded by the coding sequence ATGGTGGAGGCGTCTTACGTTTTGCTCGCCTCAGCCGCGTTTCGAGCAGCTCGCGCGGCGGGCGATCACATGATCAAGCGCTATCGGACCGAGTTGGTGGTGGAGACCAAATCGTCGCTGGCGGACGTGGTGACCGACGTCGATCGCGCCTGCGAGGAGGCCATCCGCCGCACACTCTCCGACGCGTTTCCTCATCATCGCGTTCTGGGCGAAGAGGGCGTCCGGCCCGGGCGGGAAGCGGCGGTCGAAGCCCTGGCGAATTGCCTCGACTGCACGGATCTCTGGATTGTCGATCCGCTGGACGGCACCACGAACTTTGTCCATCAGCTGCCGCTCAGCGTCGTCTCCATCGCGTACGCGAGCGGCGGCGAGGTGAACTTCGGCGTCGTCCTGGATCCCTATCGGGGCGAGTGGTTCTACGCGCTCCGCGGGCAAGGCGCGTATGCCGCGGGCGATCACGACGTCCGCGCGTGGCTCGCCGCGCCGTCCGAGGATTGGCCGGGCAAGCGCATGCGCGTGTCCGGGGTGTGCGAATTGCGGCGCGCGGTCATGGCCACGGGGCTCCCCGTCCGGCACCGCGATCGAAAGCGCGTGATGCAAAGAGCTACGGACGTGATCGCCGAGGTGAAGAGCCTGCGAACGCTCGGCGCGGCCGCGCTGCACCTGGCTTACGTGGCCGCCGGGCGCATCGACGTCTTCTGGGAATTCGATCTCAACGCCTGGGACATCGCCGCGGGGGCGCTTTTGGTCCAGGAAGCAGGCGGCGTCATCCAGTCGATGCAAGGCGAACCCTATTCGCTCCGCGTGCGGGACGTGTGCGCGGGATCCGATGGCGAGATGCTCCGGGCGCTCGGGGCGCGTCTTGCAGCCGAATGA
- a CDS encoding SWIM zinc finger family protein, whose product MKRGPYASRWEPVLAEVDKSHLRAATRLAMSGAVRARVWDGDGWRAVVERSGTRRAFDVWLPKLADYAGHARDVARWLAMRPDWLAAHYAGEWDESFLEFLSAHQVEVVPTRETVVRLRALSTCTCEETDPLCPHVLAVLLAFIWEAEGSPLAAFRMVGIEVEQLLDLVQEETAVLAGAAGASGRTDVPEASGGLWAWSPEEWWEDAAVRPLGRIRPVVRSEIRP is encoded by the coding sequence GTGAAGCGAGGCCCGTACGCGTCGCGCTGGGAGCCCGTGCTGGCCGAGGTGGATAAGTCTCATCTTCGCGCCGCCACGCGCCTGGCGATGTCGGGGGCGGTGCGCGCGAGAGTGTGGGACGGGGACGGCTGGCGGGCGGTGGTCGAGCGGAGCGGCACGCGGCGCGCCTTCGACGTGTGGCTGCCCAAGCTGGCGGATTACGCGGGCCACGCGCGCGACGTGGCGCGCTGGCTCGCGATGCGCCCCGATTGGCTGGCGGCGCATTACGCGGGGGAGTGGGATGAATCGTTTCTGGAATTTCTGTCCGCGCACCAGGTGGAGGTGGTGCCGACGCGCGAGACGGTGGTTCGGTTGCGAGCGCTGTCCACCTGCACCTGCGAGGAGACGGATCCGCTGTGTCCGCACGTCTTGGCGGTGCTCCTCGCGTTCATCTGGGAAGCGGAGGGGAGCCCACTTGCGGCGTTTCGAATGGTCGGGATCGAAGTGGAGCAGCTGCTCGATCTCGTCCAGGAGGAGACGGCCGTGCTCGCGGGTGCCGCGGGGGCGTCGGGACGCACCGATGTTCCTGAGGCGAGCGGGGGGCTTTGGGCGTGGAGCCCCGAGGAATGGTGGGAGGATGCGGCGGTTCGCCCGCTGGGGAGGATACGGCCCGTCGTTCGATCCGAGATTCGCCCATGA
- a CDS encoding APC family permease, which translates to MDLTFVGLGSIIGSGWLFASARVASTAGPGGTLSWLIGAIAVILLGLIYAELGGSIPRAGGSVRYPLYSHGPLIGYLLGFASLVAFSSVAGIEVEAARQYATAWWPQLTQPQSSNPTVLGWFVQLALLAIFFAINYFGVKLFGKTNTIITAFKFIVPVITVITLLTQFKGVNFHSHGFAPFGFSGIEAAVSTSGIIFAYLGFQQSVGFASEARRPQRDVPMAIILAVVLSAALYELLQIAFLGAVPADKIAQGWANVDNVFKLPFHDIAVVLGFTWLAWLILFDAFISPSGTANIYLSATTRVIFGWARNRTFFKVFGSVDEKTGVPHAALWLAFVMAIFWTLPFPSWGAMVNVVSAATVVTYVVGPVSAHAFRRTAPDLERPFMLKGMSVIGPLSFIVASLIVYWTGWSTDSWLLGSMLVMFVLYVIFQRFVPKDVVSFGDQLRASWWLVAYFVVMIVLSYLGTFGGIKALPSPWDQIIVVVVSIALYYWGVNSALPKPVFDDDQVAEEDINAAVI; encoded by the coding sequence ATGGATCTCACATTCGTCGGATTGGGATCCATTATCGGGTCCGGGTGGCTGTTCGCGTCCGCGCGAGTCGCTTCCACGGCAGGGCCTGGCGGAACGTTGAGCTGGCTCATCGGTGCGATTGCGGTCATCCTGTTGGGCCTGATATACGCGGAGTTGGGCGGTTCCATTCCTCGCGCGGGCGGTTCCGTGCGCTATCCGCTGTATTCGCACGGCCCGCTGATCGGGTATTTGCTCGGATTTGCGTCGCTTGTCGCGTTTTCCAGCGTCGCGGGCATCGAGGTTGAGGCGGCTCGCCAGTACGCGACGGCCTGGTGGCCTCAGCTCACACAGCCTCAGAGCAGCAATCCGACAGTGCTCGGATGGTTTGTGCAGTTGGCGCTTCTCGCCATCTTCTTTGCGATCAACTACTTCGGCGTCAAGCTGTTCGGGAAGACCAACACCATCATCACAGCGTTCAAATTCATTGTGCCGGTCATCACGGTCATCACGCTCCTCACGCAGTTCAAGGGCGTGAACTTCCATTCGCACGGCTTTGCGCCGTTCGGCTTCTCGGGGATTGAGGCGGCGGTTTCCACGTCGGGTATCATCTTTGCGTATCTCGGGTTCCAGCAGTCCGTGGGCTTTGCGTCCGAAGCGCGCCGCCCGCAGCGCGACGTGCCGATGGCGATCATCCTGGCTGTGGTGTTGTCGGCCGCACTCTACGAACTCTTGCAGATCGCGTTCCTCGGCGCTGTGCCTGCGGATAAGATCGCTCAGGGCTGGGCGAATGTCGACAACGTGTTTAAACTTCCGTTCCACGACATCGCGGTGGTCCTTGGCTTCACGTGGCTCGCATGGCTCATCCTGTTTGACGCGTTCATCTCTCCTTCGGGCACGGCGAACATCTACCTGTCCGCAACCACGCGCGTCATCTTCGGTTGGGCGCGCAATCGCACGTTCTTCAAGGTCTTTGGCAGCGTCGACGAGAAGACGGGCGTTCCGCACGCTGCGCTGTGGCTGGCATTCGTCATGGCGATTTTCTGGACGCTCCCGTTCCCGTCTTGGGGCGCGATGGTCAACGTCGTCTCTGCGGCCACCGTCGTGACGTACGTCGTGGGCCCGGTCTCCGCGCACGCGTTCCGCAGGACGGCGCCGGACCTAGAGCGCCCGTTCATGCTGAAGGGCATGTCCGTGATTGGCCCGTTGTCCTTTATCGTCGCCTCGCTCATCGTGTACTGGACCGGCTGGAGCACGGATTCGTGGCTGCTTGGATCCATGCTGGTGATGTTTGTGCTGTATGTCATCTTCCAGCGCTTCGTGCCGAAGGACGTGGTGAGCTTTGGCGATCAGCTCCGCGCCAGCTGGTGGCTTGTGGCGTACTTCGTCGTCATGATTGTGCTCTCCTATCTCGGGACGTTCGGGGGAATCAAAGCCCTTCCGTCTCCATGGGATCAGATCATCGTCGTGGTGGTGTCTATCGCGCTCTACTACTGGGGTGTGAATTCGGCGCTGCCGAAGCCGGTGTTTGACGACGATCAGGTCGCGGAAGAGGACATCAATGCGGCTGTGATTTGA